From a single Lolium rigidum isolate FL_2022 chromosome 7, APGP_CSIRO_Lrig_0.1, whole genome shotgun sequence genomic region:
- the LOC124675501 gene encoding adenosine kinase 2-like: MASRSYDGVLLGMGNPLLDISAVVDEAFLAKYDLKPGNSILAEEKHLPMYDELGSKGSTEYIAGGATQNSIRVAQWMLQIPGATSFMGCIGKDKFGEEMKNNAQTAGVNAHYYEDANAPTGTCAVCVVGGERSLVANLSAANCYKSEHLKRPENWTLVEKAKYVYIAGFFLTVSPDSIQLVAEHAAAANKVFMMNLSAPFICEFFRDAQEKAFPYVDYIFGNETEARTFAKVRGWETEKVEEIALKISQLPKASGTHKRITVITQGCDPVVVADDGKVKTFPVILLPKEKLVDTNGAGDAFVGGFLSQLVQEKSIDECVRAACYAANVIIQHSGCTYPEKPDFN, translated from the exons ATGGCGAGCAGAAGCTACGACGGCGTACTCCTTGGGATGGGCAACCCCCTCCTCGACATCTCCGCCGTTGTCGACGAAGCCTTCCTCGCAAA GTATGACCTCAAACCGGGCAATTCCATTCTTGCAGAGGAAAAGCACTTGCCGAT GTACGATGAATTGGGTAGCAAGGGCAGCACCGAATACATTGCTGGAG GAGCCACTCAGAACTCTATTAGGGTTGCCCAA TGGATGCTTCAAATTCCTGGTGCAACAAGTTTCATGGGCTGCATCGGGAAGGACAAGTTTGGCGAGGAGATGAAGAACAATGCACAAACTGCTGGTGTCAAT GCTCACTATTATGAGGATGCCAATGCTCCAACCGGCACATGTGCTGTCTGTGTTGTTGGTGGTGAAAG GTCACTTGTTGCAAATTTGTCCGCAGCAAACTGCTACAAATCTGAACATCTAAAGAGACCAGAGAACTGGACGCTTG TCGAGAAGGCAAAATACGTTTATATTGCTGGTTTTTTTCTTACCGTGTCTCCTGATAGTATTCAACTTGTTGCTGAGCATGCTGCTGCCGCTAACAAG GTGTTTATGATGAACCTTTCTGCCCCCTTTATCTGTGAGTTTTTCCGTGATGCCCAAGAGAAAGCTTTTCC GTATGTCGACTACATATTTGGAAATGAAACAGAGGCAAGGACATTTGCTAAAGTTCGTGGTTGGGAG ACCGAGAAAGTTGAGGAGATTGCTTTGAAAATCTCACAATTGCCTAAGGCTTCAGGAACACACAAGAGGATTACTGTTATTACTCAAGGTTGTGATCCGGTAGTTGTGGCTGATGATGGAAAG GTCAAAACTTTTCCTGTGATCCTTTTGCCCAAGGAGAAGCTTGTTGATACTAACGGCGCAG GTGATGCCTTTGTTGGAGGGTTTCTCTCCCAGCTGGTTCAAGAAAAGAGCATTGACGAGTGTGTGAGAGCTGCTTGTTACGCTGCAAACGTCATCATCCAGCATTCTGGCTGCACTTACCCAGAGAAGCCCGACTTCAACTAG